Part of the Zingiber officinale cultivar Zhangliang chromosome 6A, Zo_v1.1, whole genome shotgun sequence genome, ATCTTGATCGTCGATGATCTCGCCTGTTTTTTAACAACTAAGATTTAATTTGTGCAAAATTAGATAAACTGTAAGAGGATCCTTTATAGGAAAATCATCACTACAAGGAATCCATCTTCATGTATTTGCACTAGTAGATGCTATTCTTCACGAGGAGAATCTAACTTCTACTTTGGAATACTTTATACTTACTGTTTATGTTTTCTTTCGATAAACCTTGTTAGTTAACAAAggaattttaaagaacttttatgAAATAAGGATTGCCATCGCATCCTttaatcatttatttatttatttatacatccaattattcatactaatagtgaTGACAATTCACTGCCCCCCTTCTTTTGCGGATCCACGGGCAAGCTTCGAATCAGAGCTCGAACCAGCGCCTGAGCCTGAGCCTGAGCCTGCGCCGGATCCTGATGCGCTTGGCCCGGAGCCTAACAGACCGGGCAAGATGACTGAAACTGAACGTGACTCCGACCGAGATTCCGATCTCGACTGCCCGAAGCCAGACTCAGATCCTGACTCCGACCCTGAACCAGAGACGGACACACCGGCGCTACCATCCGACCCGAGTCCGATCCCCGTGCCGGCTCCCAACCCGAGTCCTGTGCCGACTCCAAGGTCCATCCTTGTAACCCGGCTCTCGACCACCGAGGTCACAAAGAGAGCAAGGAAAAGAGTAGCCCAGAATTGAAGCTCCAAACGAGCcatggatcgatcaccgatcacCGATTACCTTACTTGCTCACTTCTTTTGCAATTCAACAAACACCGCGATACTCTATTTATATCCCCAAAAAGAAGAATGATAGAGCAGAAAGTGGTGGAATGCAGTGCTGTCTCTCatcaaaaaaatttaagaaaaaaataaaacctaaAGCAATTTGTTTGTAGTGGAGCTAACAACTATTTCTACTTCAATAATGACACGTTCCATCCACTAAATAAGCACAACCTAATTAAGTTCATCTGAAGAAAAAGCGATGAACACATTGAGTGCAGCTCCCCAGCAGAACTCGTACAGTGAGGATCTCCAGCTCCAGTATCCatcaccttaaataactttatCTCGTGTGGTCACTTGTCAGAAACATGAAAACATTATTATCATTAACGTGGTAGCATGAAGAAGATATGATGATGCAGTGCAGGGATTCTCTGTCCGCTTGAATCATTACATCTAGGCAACTATAGGACAGTAACCCTAAAAGCCCATGATGCATGTAGTGTAACCACTGCGATGGAAATATATGTTCCACTGTGCCACTACTGGTGCGACTTGGCAGCAATTTACTGAGGCTAAGTTTTCATGTTACGTGTCTGACCTGTTGTGCATGCATGGGGCCATCGGCCATGGGCCATGCACATATTTTACCCTTCACCTTGACCCATTTATGAACTACTGCCCTGTAAGTTTCCAGTAAAACTCAGTCCATCCAAAAGAAATGGCAGCTCTCTCCCCTGGCCTGGCCTGGCCTCGCCCCGCCTCAGCGTCACGATGTTGCGTGAGGCAGCTGCCAAGAGATCGATGTGATATCACTGTTCTGTGAGTGAGGCGGAAGTAAAACAGAGGCAGGCTCCACACAGTTGCCTGGTACTactacttcctccacacacaagGAAGTTTTAACTTTTGGTTGCTCGTTTGTACCATGTTTGActtcattttttatttatgataggaatagggtttttaatcgtatattttttttttcacaaaaatGGAAATCTTAGGATATAATTCTCGTAGCTCATCACATTTAATCCTCGTGGGCACACCTTGGTGGTTTCCTATATAAGGATCCCCTGATTCCTCTGTTTGCTACACTACTATTGCTCAGTTGTCTTtgctttccctttcccttgcagCTTCTCTTCGACCTTGGCAATGGACTTCTCATTGGAGGGGGTTCCTTGTCGCTGGTGTTACAGGGAAAGAAAGACGATATGCTTAGGGAGAGTTTCATTGGAGGTGGTGGCTTCTTGTTTCTGTTcttataagaaaagaaaaatggaTGGAGTTGATAGAATTGATTTTTGATTTTGGTGCTATCTTTGCTGAGctatctttctttctttttttaattttttatcttgattttattttaactttttttcTTGACCTTGCAAGACTTTttaatcaaaaaattaattttatctttgtgcttttaatttttctcttctaTTACCCTGCCTCTCTTCTCCATCTGTTGCTATCCCTTCTGAGCTGCTCCTTGATGCATAATTTAGATTCTAAAATTATCAGtttttgatatttaaaatacatgttgtCTACAAATTATGAACAGTGTATGACTATTATTCATGTACAATGAGCGTTTCAGTTTCTGTATTTTGTCTACTTCGGGCAGAGAGTCTGGTTGTTAAAGCTTTCTTGGTTGTCTGTGAATCATGAACAATGTTGACGACTTCATGTacaattagcatttcagttacaGATTTATTCAACTGTAGGTAGATTATGGTTGTCAATTTTCACCAGTAAAAGGTGTCCGACCAACTTATCAAAGTGAGAAACTTCACTATGATAAGACTCATTCTGGATGGCCGTCTAAATCAAGTAATGGCTTACTGGCGAAATAATTGAAACTATTAAGTGAAAACCACAAtcgttttaattattattatcgaAGAAACATCCAGAATTCACGAGATCATATGTAATCAACACAGTAGAAGGTGATCAAGTCTACATAGCTGAAGGTCAGAGCCAAATCAGAAATACAGTGGAAAATCAACATGAAATGAAATATCCAAAACAGTgggggaaaaaaaaaatccaaactagTTCATTTCCAACCGTGGCAAGCAATCAGCGCCTACTTCTAGCCGAGATACTGAACGAGCTTACTTTCATTGGGGTAGCAACAACTAGAGGAGCTTCTGGGGAGTCGCTGATGGCGAATTTCTCGTGCATGAAGCGGCTGTCGACAATGGATTCCTCTTTAGGTACGATCTTGTAGCAATAACAGGTCTTCAATCCTTGCTGGTTCTTGTAGCATTCGTGGTTGCTATCCTTGACTTGCTGAAAATTCCAGACAACGCCAAATTTGCCCACGGTTGCAACTAGATGCCTCTCCTGTTTACCGTGCTCAGTCACCTGAAATTGAGACGAGATTGACATTTTGGAACTAGAAATGGAAGAGCAatgaacaaggaaaaaaaaaccagAGTGTGTAATTAGCAAGGCGAACAATCTAATACAGCCTACTGTTTGGTAATTATAATGAAACTTAAACTACAACTAATATCGGCTCTTTTTTATTTTCAA contains:
- the LOC121995190 gene encoding protein TsetseEP-like encodes the protein MTIHCPPSFADPRASFESELEPAPEPEPEPAPDPDALGPEPNRPGKMTETERDSDRDSDLDCPKPDSDPDSDPEPETDTPALPSDPSPIPVPAPNPSPVPTPRSILVTRLSTTEVTKRARKRVAQN